GGCTTTCATGTTGGCGCTCTTGGCGTGCAGGAGCAGGACGTTGCCCTCCGGGCTGGCGCCGACGCCTTCGTATGAGCACGTGCCGTCGTAGACCTTCTTGAACGCTCCGGCTGAAAAGTCCGGCCCCTTGCCGCTGCGATACGTGTGCGTGTTGGTGTACCACGACGGCGCGACCGCCCAGACGGAGCCGTCAGCCCCTGCCGCCCAGGTGTAAATCCGCGGCAGGGAGCTCGCGATCTGCTGCCACTCGTCGTCGTCGCCGCGGCGAAAGACCATCCCCTTCTGCGCCGCCCAGTTGTCGGTCTTGTCATCCTCTGCCCGCGCCGCCAACGCCGAGGCGTAGAGCGACCCGTCAAGCTTGAGCAATCGGCAAGTATTCCAGCCGTGAATGGTCGCCACATCGACCTGGTCGCTGACCAGTTCAAATCGCACCGGCAAAGCCGGCAGCGCCCGCGGCTTCTTTCCCCCAGGCGCAGCACCCCCCGCCGCCGCGCAAAGCAAAACCGTGATGACCAACATCCATCGCATACAGATTAATATCGACGAATTATCGACAAAGATCATGCAGAACCTGGTGCCCTCCGCCGTCGACAGCCGATAGCTGATAGCTCACACCACAATTGTGCTTCCTTGCACTTTGTTGTACTTTTCACAGCGAATTCGCGGAGAGGGCAAACCAGCGCATTGCTCCCAAAAGACACCCCACCAAGGCAACAATTGTCTTTTCTTGTCTGTTTTCAGAGTTGATGCAGAAGCCAATTTTACACAAGTACTTTATATACGGCCACTTATGAATCCGATGCCATTGTCCGGCCCTCAGGCCAGACAACCATCGGGTGTGCAACTGCAAACATTACGGCGGAAGGCCACGGCGCGGGGGAAGAACAATCACGGGCGAGACGCCCGTGCTACTCATGGGCAAGATGCCCATGCTACGGCGGAGGTTCCGGCCAGCCAACCACTTGAGAAAGCCCACTGCAGATTGAATCCGCCGCTGGGGCCGTCCAGGTCGAGCAGTTCGCCGGCGAAGTAGAGGCCGCTCAGCAGGCGGCTTTGCAGCGTGCGTGGATCGACCTGCGAAAGCTTGACGCCGCCGCGAGTGACCATGGCCACGTCAAAGCCTTCTGTATCGACGGCCGTCAGCGGCGCGCCGGCCAGCAACTCGGCCAAAGCATCCTGCCCTGCCCGGGGCAGCATGGCCGCGGCGGTCTCTGCCGGCACCCGCGCCAGCGAGCACATCGTCTCGGCCAGCGAACCGGGCAGCCATTGTCGCAGCAAGCCGCCCATGCCGCGCCGCCCATCCGTGTGGCGGAGCCGTTCGAGGCGACCTTGCCAGACCGCCCGGTCGGCGCGGGCCTCGAGTTCGATTCGCAGAGGCACCGGTCCACGAGGCAGCAAAGCCGCCACGTCGCCGGAGAGGTCCAGCACGCACGGACCACTGAGGCCGCGATGCGTGAAGAGAATCTCGCCGGTCAGGCCGCTCTTGCTCTGGCGGGGCAGGTCGATCCAGATCCTGGCGGCCGCCAGCGAAACGCCAGCCAATTCCGCCGGCCACCTCTGGCGAGTCACCAACGGCACCAGGGCGGGCGTCGGTGGAACGATCTCGTGTCCCGCCTGCCTGGCCAGGTCGTACCCCAGATCGGTACCGCCCAGGCGGCGATAGCCCTTGCCGCCGCAGGCGAGGATCACGACGGCGGCGGCAATTTGCCGCGATGGCGGATTATCACTGGGAGCCTGCATGGGCGAGACGCCCATGCCACAAGTAACGCCGCGCAGGCGCGCGTCTTCGATCCACAGGCCCGTCACGGCCGTACCCGGCAGTGTGGTCACGTGCAGTTCGTCCAGGCGGCGATGAAGGGCATGCTGGACGTCGCCGGCTTGTCGGCTGGCGGGATAGATTCGCCACCCGTCGACGATCGTGGGGATTCCCAGTCGCTCGAGCACACTGGGCAGGCCCCCTTCTCCCAGGGCCTCGATCGCCGGCGACATGAACCGCCCCTGTCGCCCGAACCGCCCCTCGAATTGATCGGCGGGCAGCGTGTTGGCGATGTTGCAGTGCCCGCCGCCGCTGGCGAGAATCTTCAGCCCCGCGCGGTTCATCCGCTCGATCAGCACCACGCGCCGACCGCCCTGAGCCGCCGCAATGGCCGCCATCTGCCCCGCCGCGCCGGCGCCGACCACCGCCACGTCGAAGAGCGAACTATCTTCCTGAACTGTCACGACGGGGATCCTAACACAAATCGAGTCCGTCTGTCAGGAAGCCTCAGTGAAAAGTCATTTCCGCTTTGGGAAAAGAAAATATGCCAATCCCCCCAGGATTGTTAAGGTAAGCGTTGCCGGTTCGGGAATCACAGCGAACACTCCGCCGGTATCAACAACAGCCCATGCCGTATGAGTCGCGGGATCGACGCCCCAACGTCCCAGGTCGTTGCCCAGCCCGTCGAGGTTCGTGTCCTCAAACGCTCCCAACGTAAACGCTCCGCCGGCCGCCTGGCCCCAGCCCGAACTGTCCGATCGCGCAAGGAAGATATACCCGTTCTCTGCCAGCGTGTCGGCAGTGTATCCCGTAGGAATCCACAGATCGGCGGGATTGTATGTCATCGACAACACGTAGATGTTACTGCCCGTGCCGCCTACTTCCACCACGTCGCTGACCAAACCGTTCTTGCCGCCCAGGACCCCCTGAGGCGCTACCGGATTAACGCCGTCGAAAATCTCGTCGGGCGTGCGGGTGCGCCAGTTCATGCCGACGGTGGAGCCGCCGGCGTTGGTCCCAGCCAGGATGATCGCTTCGGTGGAGAGGCTGTTGACGGTTCTCGACGCCAGGCCCGCCATGCTCCCGCCGGGGGCGACGTCGGCGTAGAGCGTGTGATTGCCGGTGCCGTCAAAGGCGCCTGTTCCTGCCGTGGCGTTACCGACGGTGATAACAACACCTTGCGCGGCGGGGGACCCGTTGGCGCCGGTTCCCAGCACGACGTTGGTTGCGGCGGCCCCGGCGGTCACGGTGACGTCGCCGTAGTCCGAGCCGGTGAACGTCCCGTTGACGCCCGGGGCAGACGTGCCGGCCGCCAGGTTCGTGCCGCTGCCCGCCAGAACCAGCCCGGCCGTGCCACCGTTGTTGACGCTCCAGTTCACCGCGTCGAGATTGCTCCCGGTGGCACTGCTGAGGGTAGCCGTGACGCCGGTCGAACCGCCCTTAAGGATGTTGCTGTGGGCGACCGAGGCGCCCAGATTGATCGTGGCCGAGGACAGAGCGGTCCCGTCGCTGAAGTCCTTGATCGCGATCAGGTCGGTCGTGGTCAGAATACTGTTGTAGATGCGGATGTTGTCCAGGCCGCCCTGCCAGGCCTTGGCCGTGTCTGTGTCGTTCATGCCGATCCGCAAGTCGCCCGTGTTGGTGTCCACCGCCTGCTTGTCGATCTTCTTGGTGGCGCCGGTGAACAGGGTGTCGTTCAGGGCGGTCCCGGAGTAGAACACCACATTGTTGGGCATCCCGGCCCCGTGTTGTGTTCCGTCATACGTGACCGCCACAAACATCCAGGTGTTAAGCGAAATGTTCACGTCGGCATCGACGGCCGTGTTATCCACCATCAGCTTGGCGTTGTCATTGTTCTTGATCATAAACTCAAAGCCAGGATTGCCGTTGACCTTGGTGACGATTCGCCGATCCTGGGCGTCGTTCGTCAGGTACACCCAGGCGGTGATGGTAAACTGCGTCATCCCGTTGAGGGCGGCGCCGACGCTGGCATTGGCGAACGACACATAGTCGCTGTTGCCGTCAAAGACCGCGCCGTAGCCGGCGGTGTTGTAGGGTCCGTCGGCAGTCGAGTAGGCCGCGTTGCCCGAGAAAGTCCCCGTCACAGCGATGGAGCCGCGGTTGACGAGCGAGCTGTTGCCATCCGCGGCGTTAAAATCGATTTCGATCAGAGGAATCGGAGCACCCTGCGCCCCCGCTGTCAGCGTCAGAACTATGACCAGCCCCAGACCAACCCAGCGCAAGACCGCGCCCCGGCGGACGTCCACCCATTTCGCACTCTGGTTAAGCATATCGAATCTTCCCTTGCATAGAGATCTTGGGACAAACGCTTCACGAGGCCGTCATCAGAACTTAAAGACAGGTCGGCTACCCACAACCCACTGGCCGCTAGTTATAATAGACCTGATCTTCGATTAGCCAAATGGTTTCCAGAGCAATCTGCTTTCCACAGAACAGCATCCTGTTATCCCGCCAAGAACGACACTTACTCCACATCTTATAACACATTAACCTCTAGACTCTTACACATACTTCGCCAGGCATGTAATCGGGAACCTTTACTATGGGCTATAAGATAACTCCCCATAACAAATGCGGTAGACTTCGCAGACAATATTCAGGGTGTGGAGGGCACCAACTTATGGCCATATCGGCGCGCCGAAGGACAACGGTTCTTAAGAGCCGCGCGTCGGCTCATTCGAGCGCCGTGGCGCCTTGCGCGGGCATTGACATGCCCTCCTGGGCGTGCGGATCAGTCGCCGTCGCGGCGGTTTGGACTGTCGCGCATATCTGGCCCAGAGTTACCGCCGCCGTCAGCACGCATGGGTCGAGAGTGTCGACCCGCAATCCGCACTGCGGGCGGAGATACGGCCGCAATGCGGGGAGAAGGGCGTCGTGAGTGTGGAAAGGCGCCAGCGCCTGCTTGAGGGTCAACCGCCAGGGGCTCTTGCCCAGGGTGAATGTGGTCTGGAGCAGCCGGCCGTCGAGCGTGCGCTTTTCGCGAAGGTTTCGCGCCACATTCAGCAGCCCCATCCGGCTCAGCACGGTTTTGAGCAGCTTGTATTGCCGGGGCGGCCTCGCGGCTATCCGCTCCTCGGCACTGCAGCAGAACAGGGCTGAACCGGAAGAGTTTTTCGCGGCGGGGATGTCGCGCAAGGCCGCGGCCGGGCCTGTAAAAACCAGGTCGTGCAGGGTCTGGGTGAATAGCGATTTGCCCAGGCGCATTTGCCGGGAGAGGGAAACATAGAAATCCATCAGTTCGTAGTCCCAGCAGACCTGCCAGCGGGCGTCGAGATATTCATATAGCCGGACACTATTGACGATCACCTGCGACTGGCGGTAGGCCACGTCCCACATTTCGCACCGGGCGATGGGATCATCGCAGCCGCCGGCGGGCGCCGCGGTAAGCTCGGCGATCTTCTCTTTGAGACGCTGGGTCATCGGGCTGCCATTGGCTGCAAAATAGAAGTAATGGCGGTCGAATATCGTTTGGGCGACGCTCTTGGCCTGGCGTGTGAGTTCCTCATACTTGGTGGGCAGGATGGCGTTGTGCCCGGGAAAGAAGACCGGGGGCTGGGGCCACTTGCGACCCATCAGTTCCACCAGCGCCGGAAGATCCTGCATCTGCGGTTGGCTGGTCGCCTTGGCGGCATACGTCAGATAGTCCATTCCGAGGCGGCTGCCCATCACGTCCGCCCAGGTCTGCGGCGTGTACTCCACCATGTGCCACGGGTAATGCAGCGCCTCGGCCACCTGGCGGCTGACGCGGCATTGGATGTCGTCAGGCCGACCGTAGGTGAAGCACTCGACGTTATCGGCGCCGAGGCGCTTAAGCATGGCGACGTTCAGCCGGCTGTCCAATCCGCCCGACAGGGGTACCAGAATCGTACCGGGGTTGCTGCGGACGAACGCCCCGTACATGCGCTCGAAGATGTCCATCATCTGAGCCTTGAGTTGCTCGGGCGAGCCCTGAATCTCGCGCACAGGCAGACAGTGGTAGTATTGCGTCACGACCGCACTGCCAGCCGGAGAGGCCGCGGCGGCCTCGAGCATCGTGCCCGAAGGCAACTGCGCCAGCCCCTCCAACAGCGTGGTCCGGCCGGTGACGTAACCGCATAAGAGGAACTCATAGGCGGACAGCAGGTCGACGTTCCGCGCATGACCGCGGCGCTGGGCGGCCTCGGGCGTGTCGCAGACGATCAACTCGCCGTCGGCATCGACATAGAACAGGGGAATACTCCGCACGCGGTCGACGGCCGCCACGATCCGCCCGTCCGCCCACCTGGCCACCAGGGCCCACGCGCCATTGAGGGCCGGGATGAGTTTGACCAGGGCGTCGTGCCAAAGTCCGCCTTCCCGCCGACACGATTCCGCAACGGCCTGGGCTAGCGGTTGGTCAGTGAGTTGCGTCTGACCGAAGCGGGCATATCCGCGGATCCACAACTGCGGCTCGTCGGCGCCTGGCGATTTCGGAGAAAACCATTGAACGTGCCTGTCCTCAAGGCTCACGAAGGATGTTCTGCCCATCGCCCCAGCTCCTGGTTTGCGTGACTTGACCCTTGGCTTGAGACTATATGCCCCCAAATGGCTCTGCCCCAACCCAGATCGTGCTTTTGTTCGGGCACAACTTTTCGTGGCCTCGCGGACGCCGCTGGCGTATCCTGATGCGATTATCCGGGTGACAAGCCGTCGTCGAGGCGGCGCATAGGGAGAGTTGCGTGAACCTTAGCGACGTGAAGAGCTGGATCAAACAGAACAACCTCCGAAGCGTAGAAGACGCATGGCTCGAAGCCATCGAGACCAACGAACCGCCTGAGACCTTCTATACCGTGCTGCAGGCGCTGACCGCCGCCGGGCACGACGCCACGGCCACCACCCTGGCGACCATGGCCGTCGGCGAGTTCGTCGAGAAGCGCCCCCCCGCCGAGGCCCTCAAGGCCGTCCGCGGGTTTCTGCCCGCCGCACCGCCCAGCGACGAACTGCGCATCGCCGCCGCCGAACTCTACCGCAAGGCGTTGGCCGGAACGGAACATCTGGACGTGTTCCTGGCGGCCTCGGGGCTGGAAACCAACTGCTCCCTGCGCCGGGCGATCGCCGCGATGGACATCTGCCTTTGCGCGCGGCTGGGCTCTTACCTGGTCAACCCGCACGAGTCCGGACAAGTCCTTCGGGTCGAGCGATTCGACGCGGCAGGCAAGGTCTTTGAACTGACGGACCCCCACGGCGGGCGGATTGAACTCGATCCGCCGTCCCTGGCAGACGACTATCGCTGCACCGCCGATAACGACTTTCGCGTGCTGGCATCGTTCCGCCGGGAACAGTTGCCCGACCTGCTGGCCGGCGATCCCGGCGCGGTGCTGACGGGCATCTGCATGGCCCACGGCGGACAGATCGACGCCGGCGCCCTCAAGGACCTTCTCGTGCCGAAGTACCTGGACGCCGGCGCCTGGAGCGGATGGTGGGGCCGCGCGCGAACGGCTGTCAAAAAGAGCCACCAGCTCGTGCTGGAAGGGCGCAGCCCGGCGGTGGTGAAGTACCATCCGCACGGGCTGTCGCTGGAGGAGGAACTGGCCCCGCGCCTCGGTGAGGCGCGGACGCCGGCAGACCTCTACGCCGTGGCGCTGGAGTACCTGGCCCAGGCCCCCCACCGCGACACGCCGCTGGACAGCGGGTTCTCCCGCGGAATCATGAACACGCTGGCCGAGCAGGCCCGCCAGTTCCGCCAGCGCCGACCCACCGACGCGCTGGTGGCGACGCTGGCCATCGAGGCCCTGGTCCGCGGCGGACTGCCCCACCCGCAGTCGCAGCATCCTTCGGCCGCCGAGGCGGTCGCCGAACTATCCGACGCGGCGGCCTCCATCGCGGCGCTGAGCGACGCGGCCCTGCGCGACGCCGCCCTGGACGCTTTGGCGCTGCGCAGCGATGCGGCCGAGCAGTTCACGCGGTTGTTCCCGAGGTTGGGCGTCGAGTCGCTGGACGACCTGGCGCGGCGCGCCGGAGGATCTGTCGTCGACGCGGCGATGCGCGCGGCGCTGGCAGACCCGGTCACCCATCTCCAGACGCTGCTGTGGTTGTGGCGCGGGCCCGCCGAGGCCATCCCCAACTGCCCCCCGCCGCTGGAACTGCTGCCGCGCGTGCTCGGGGCCGGCGAGACCGTCGCCCGCGAGATCCTGGACGATCGCGACTTCCGCCGCGAGTCGTTCCATCATATCCGCTCGGCGCTGGTGGCCGACGACTGCCGCACCTTCCGAAAGGCCGCCGCGGCGATGACCGAGGGCGTCGGGGCGGCCATGAAGCGGCGCGTCGAACGCAACGACGCCCTGAGCGAGAGCACGCGACCGCGCCTGCTGGCGATCCTGCGCGAGCGGTTCTATAAGCTCTTCCTCGAGACCAAGGTCGCGCCCTGGCTGGACGAGACGGTTCTGTGGACGACCGAGGGGTCGCTGCGCAGCCAGGAAGCGGTGCTCAAGGAACTGGAGGAGATCACGCTTCCGGCCAATTCCAAACGCATCGGTGAGGCCGCCGAGAAGGGCGACCTCAGCGAGAACAGCGACTGGCTATACGCCATCGAGGAGCAGCGCCGCCTTCAGGCCAAGGTCAGCGCCCTCAAGGGCGACCTGGTCCGCTCTCGCGTGCTGCACGCTGACGACGTCCCGGCCGACACCGTCAGCGTCGGATCTCGCGTGACGCTGCGGCGCTGCAGCGACGGCAGCGAAACGGACATCTCGCTGCTGGGCCCGTGGGAAAGCGACGTTGCCACGCGCATCTTCAACTACCAGACGCCCCTGGCGTTGAGCCTGATGGGCAAGCGAATCGGGCAGCGGGCGGTGCTGAAATTAGAGGGCGCAGAAGAGGAATACGAGATCGTCGCCCTCTCGGCGGCCATCGACCCCGCCGGTCGCGTCAAGCCCTGAACCGCTCTTTCGCGCCGCCGAAAACTCTGGTCCGATTGTCGCATGCCATGTCCTGAGGCGGGAGTGCCCCCGGCTGGAATTTTGTTGCCGCCTCAAATTATTGTCTTGACGTATCTTCAACCCCTCATTGATAATACGCCGGTCCGAACGGAAGACGCCGGACACGGGAGCATGGGGAATGACGATGGTGAGCAAAAAGCGAGATGTGCCGGATATGTCCGATCTGACAACAGGGTTCCGCAAGACCGTTACGGTAGGCCCGGGGTTGAGCGTGCAGATGCTGCGGGGCATCTCCGATTTCGCGCGGGAAAATCACTGGTTGCTGAACATGGCCCCCTGGCGCAAAGACGACGCGTCCAGGCCGCTCTGGACCGGCGACGGGATCATTGCCTCTCTGCAGGCCAGGCCGGAACTCAGTGAGAACATTCGTGCCAGCGGCCTGCCGCTGGTCAACATCGCCGATCAGCCATTTGACGGCGTGACCACGATCATGCCCGACCACCGCTGGGCCGGTCGCATGGCGGCGGAGTACTTCCTGCAGCGGGGATACCACAACCTGGCCTGGGCCAGTTCAGCCCCAAGCCGCCCCTGCCAGGAAATGATGAGTGCGTTCCAGGAGGTTGTCGCCGGCGCCGACAGAGTGTTCCACAGAATCGATATCGGCCCCAACGTCCTGGCAGGCATGCCTGTTCCCCTTGGCGTTCTGGCCTGCAGCGACGCCGACGCGGTGGCGCTGGAGAACGTCGCCCTGGAGGCAGGGATCAGCATCCCCGAAGAATTGGCGATCATCGGCCCGGGCAACGAGCCTTACTGGTCCGACCTGGCGCCGGTTCCGCTCTCGCAGGTCGACGCCGACCACCAGCAAATGGGCTATCAGGCGGCCGGCGCCCTCAGGGGGCTGATGTCGGGGGCGGCGCAGGGCGGGTTCCTGCCGCCGGTGCGTCCCAAGTGCGTGTGTACGCGGCGCAGCAGCGATTGCGTGGCGATTCCGCACAGAGAAGCCGCCGCGGCAATCACGTTCATCTGGAAACATTTCCGCGACGCGATCACCCCAGGGCGCGTCGCCCGCGAGATCGGGCTGACCCGCCAGCGGCTCGACGCGGTCCTCAAGCAGCACACCGGGCGAACCCTGGCCGGTGAAATCGAGCACAAGCGGATGGAACTGGCCATGGCGATGCTCCGCGACGGGCAGGACAAGGTGCGCATCATCGCCGACCAGTGCGGTTTCACCAACAGCCTCTCGCTCAACCGCGCTTTCCGCCGCACCCTGGGAATGCCTCCCCAGCAATGGCGAGCCCAGAACTTTCATGTGGCCGCCGCCGCCGCCGAAATGGCACAAACCCCGCTGAGTATATAAAGCGGGCGGGCCCGGCAAGCCGGACCCGCCCCGGAGTCTCAGGCGGGGGGGGACCTGAGCCTCACGTTTTGTCCTACGCCTGTAATCGCAGGCGGTTCACCATTCAAGTAAAATCCGGACCACTTTTTTTTCGCCCATGCCTCGATGGTGGGGAAAAGCCGCGGCGGAGGCACCAGGTATTTATCAAAACCTTTGTGTGGCTTTGATGAATACTTGCGCCGGGCAGGGGTACACGGCACCAAATGAAAAAGTAATCCACACAACGAAGTACCTCTTCATTTAGTGCCTCCGCCGCGGCTTTTCCCCTTTAATCAGGCCGCTATTCTTGCGGCCGCAACCCCGCCATCTTTCCCGCAGCCGCGTCCAGGGCAAACGTCAGGGCGCCGTGCCTGGGATTGACCCACGCCGAGGGCAACTCGATGCGGTCACTGTCGTCGCTGAGGACGCGGGCGACGGGTTGAGCCTTGTCGTGCCCGGTCACCAGGAACACCACGTGCCGGGCCGCGTTGATCAGCGGCAGAGTGAAGGTCATGCGTTTGCGGCCGAGTTTGGGCACGTAGTCGACGGCAATCAGCTTGTGTTTTTCCGCCAGCAGCGGCGAATCGGGGAAGAGACTGGCGGTGTGTCCGTCGGTCCCCATTCCCAGCAGGATCAGGTCGAAGGACGGTTTTTTGTCGGGTCCGGCGGGCACGATCGCCCGCACCTGGGCCTCGTAGTCGGCGGCGGCGGCGTTGAGGTCTTCGGCGTCGGTGGGCATGGGGTGAACGCGTTTGGGTTCGATGGGCAGGTAGTCCAGCAAGGTCCGCTGGACCATGCCGTAGTTGCTCTCGATGTCGTCGGGCGGCACGTCGCGTTCGTCGCCGAAGAAGATCTCGACGCTGGCCCAGGGCACCTCGTCCTGGAGCAGGACGCGGGCCATCTTGAGATACAGCGCGTACGGAGTCGTTCCGCCGGCCAGCGCCAGCGTGCAGACGCCGCGGGCGTCGACGGCTTCGCGGATGCTCTGGCGGAAGATGTCCACCACCGCGTCGTTCACTTGCTCTTCCGTGGCCTTGACGACCACGGACACGTTTCGCGTACTTGCTTTTGACATGGGCAGTTTTCCCGGAGTTTTATATCACGCCTTCATGTATTTTTCCAGTGGATATACGGATCGTTAAACAGCGCCTCGGCCGAGGGCGGACCCCAACTGCCCGCCGGGTACGTCTCCAGCGGCGGGCGGGCGTTCACCCGCCATCCGGCGCGGATGCTGTCGACGATCTTCCACGAGGCCTCGACCTCGTCATTGCGGATGAACAGCGTCGGGTCGTCGCACATCACGTCCAGCAGCAGGTGCTCGTACGCCTCGGGCGAGGCCGACTCGAACGTCGAATGATAGCTGAAGTCCATCTTCACCGGTCGCAGCATCATGCGCACGCCGGGAACCTTGGCGTCGAACCGCAGGCTGATGCCTTCCTCGGGATACATCCGGATGACCAGTTCGTTGGCGTGGCGCACGTCGCACGAGGACTCGCTGAACAACTGCGTCGGTTCGCGGCGAAAGACCACCACCACCTGCGCCAGCTTGCCCGCCATGCACTTGCCCGTGCGCAGATAGAACGGCACCCCCGACCAGCGCCAGTTCTCGACGTACAGCTTGACGGCGGCGTAGGTCTCGACCTGCGAGTCGGCGGCGACGCCTTCCTCCTGGCGGTACCCGGCTTGGCCGTCGGCGGGGCCGTACTGACCGCGCGCCGTGCGGACAGCGACCTCCTCGGGCGTCAGCGGCGAGATCGCCTGGAGCACTTCGATCTTCTCGTCGCGAATGTACGTCCCCCGCATCCGGTTGGGCGGGTCCATCGCGATCAGCGTCAACAGTTGCATCATGTGGTTCTGCACCATGTCGCCCATGGCGCCGGCGGTCTCGTAGTAGGGCCCGCGCCGCCCCTCCATGCCGACGGTTTCGGCCAGCGTGATCTGCACGTGGTCGACGAACTGGCGGTTGAGCAGCGGCTCGACGATCGCGTTGGCGAAGCGGAACGCCAGGATGTTCTGGACGGCCTCTTTGCCCAGGTAATGGTCGATGCGGAAGATCTGGTCTTCGTCGAACCATTCGGCCAGCAAGGTGTTCAGCGCGCGGGCGGAGTTGAGGTCTTCGCCGAAGGGCTTCTCCACCACCAGGCGCACGAACTGGTTCCGCCGGCGCGGAGCGTTCAGGCCCGCCGCCCCGAGTTGCTTGATGATCTCGGGCAGCACCGCCGGGGGCATGGCATCGTAAAACACGCGGTTGCCGCCCGTGCCGTACTGCTCGTCCAACTCGTCCAGGCGGCGCGACAGGGCCGCGTAGTCCTGCGGCGCATCGGCCTGGGCGGTCAAGTAGAACCATCGCTGGGCCGCCCGCTGCCAGGCGGCTTCGTCGATGGGCGTCCGCGAAAACTCCCCCACCGCTTTGCGCATGGCGTTGCGGAAGTATTCGTCATCGTGGTCCTTGCGCCCCACGCCGAGCACAACGAAGTTGTCCCCGATCAGCCGCTCGCGCCACAGGTTGTACAGCGCCGGGGCGATCTTGCGGGCCGCCAGATCCCCCGTGGCCCCGAAGAGCACGAAGACGCACGGCTGGGCCGCCTGCGGCTCGGCGATACCGGCCTCAAATCGATTTCCTTCATTCGAAGACATTTCGTTCCCTTCCGGCACATTATTCTAGGCGGGCGGGAATCGCCCTGCTCTTGTATATCGAGCCGCAGGCCTCTGGTGGCACAGGCTTTCCAGCCTGTGGCCCGCTTGTGTTTCTGCGCATCATGGAAGAATGACACAGCCTAGAAAGCCTGTGCCGCCTGCGTTACAATAGCGGAATGATCTTGCGAGCGGCTATTTTGAGCGATGCGGTGGCGATCCGCGACCTGGTCGGCTATTACGCCGAACGCGGCAGGATGCTCCATCGCAGCCTTGAAAGCGTCTACGACCACCTGCGCGACTTCACCGTCGCCTGCGACGACGAGGGCAGGCTGATCGGATGCGTGGCCGTCGACGTCTCGTTCGAAGACCTCGCCGAGGTCAAGAGCCTGGCCGTGGCGCCGGATCTTCGCCGCAGCGGCGTGGGGCGGCAGCTTATCGCCGCGGCGGTTGACGATGCCCGGCGCCTTGGCGTGCGGCGCCTCTTCGCCTTGACGTACGAGGCTGACTTTTTCGCCGCGCAAGGGTTTGTCCGGATCGACCGGATGACGCTTCCGGCCAAGGTCTGGCGCGAATGCGTCGCCTGCCCGAAGGTCGACGCCTGCGATGAAATTGCGATGATCCGCTTGCTGAAAGACGTGCCATGAACGACGCCGACGCCATCATCCGGCTGCAGGAGGTACACAAGTCGTTCAACGGCGAGCCGGTGCTGCGCGGGGTGAACCTGGCGATCGAGGCGGGCAAGACCACCGTCATCATCGGCCCCTCCGGATGCGGCAAGAGCGTGCTGCTCAAGCACATGATCGCCCTGATCCGCCCTGACCGCGGCGAGGTGTTCTTCAGGAACCGCCCCATCGGCGGGCTCT
The sequence above is a segment of the Planctomycetaceae bacterium genome. Coding sequences within it:
- a CDS encoding aminoacetone oxidase family FAD-binding enzyme — translated: MTVQEDSSLFDVAVVGAGAAGQMAAIAAAQGGRRVVLIERMNRAGLKILASGGGHCNIANTLPADQFEGRFGRQGRFMSPAIEALGEGGLPSVLERLGIPTIVDGWRIYPASRQAGDVQHALHRRLDELHVTTLPGTAVTGLWIEDARLRGVTCGMGVSPMQAPSDNPPSRQIAAAVVILACGGKGYRRLGGTDLGYDLARQAGHEIVPPTPALVPLVTRQRWPAELAGVSLAAARIWIDLPRQSKSGLTGEILFTHRGLSGPCVLDLSGDVAALLPRGPVPLRIELEARADRAVWQGRLERLRHTDGRRGMGGLLRQWLPGSLAETMCSLARVPAETAAAMLPRAGQDALAELLAGAPLTAVDTEGFDVAMVTRGGVKLSQVDPRTLQSRLLSGLYFAGELLDLDGPSGGFNLQWAFSSGWLAGTSAVAWASCP
- a CDS encoding LamG domain-containing protein, encoding MLNQSAKWVDVRRGAVLRWVGLGLVIVLTLTAGAQGAPIPLIEIDFNAADGNSSLVNRGSIAVTGTFSGNAAYSTADGPYNTAGYGAVFDGNSDYVSFANASVGAALNGMTQFTITAWVYLTNDAQDRRIVTKVNGNPGFEFMIKNNDNAKLMVDNTAVDADVNISLNTWMFVAVTYDGTQHGAGMPNNVVFYSGTALNDTLFTGATKKIDKQAVDTNTGDLRIGMNDTDTAKAWQGGLDNIRIYNSILTTTDLIAIKDFSDGTALSSATINLGASVAHSNILKGGSTGVTATLSSATGSNLDAVNWSVNNGGTAGLVLAGSGTNLAAGTSAPGVNGTFTGSDYGDVTVTAGAAATNVVLGTGANGSPAAQGVVITVGNATAGTGAFDGTGNHTLYADVAPGGSMAGLASRTVNSLSTEAIILAGTNAGGSTVGMNWRTRTPDEIFDGVNPVAPQGVLGGKNGLVSDVVEVGGTGSNIYVLSMTYNPADLWIPTGYTADTLAENGYIFLARSDSSGWGQAAGGAFTLGAFEDTNLDGLGNDLGRWGVDPATHTAWAVVDTGGVFAVIPEPATLTLTILGGLAYFLFPKRK
- a CDS encoding GreA/GreB family elongation factor: MNLSDVKSWIKQNNLRSVEDAWLEAIETNEPPETFYTVLQALTAAGHDATATTLATMAVGEFVEKRPPAEALKAVRGFLPAAPPSDELRIAAAELYRKALAGTEHLDVFLAASGLETNCSLRRAIAAMDICLCARLGSYLVNPHESGQVLRVERFDAAGKVFELTDPHGGRIELDPPSLADDYRCTADNDFRVLASFRREQLPDLLAGDPGAVLTGICMAHGGQIDAGALKDLLVPKYLDAGAWSGWWGRARTAVKKSHQLVLEGRSPAVVKYHPHGLSLEEELAPRLGEARTPADLYAVALEYLAQAPHRDTPLDSGFSRGIMNTLAEQARQFRQRRPTDALVATLAIEALVRGGLPHPQSQHPSAAEAVAELSDAAASIAALSDAALRDAALDALALRSDAAEQFTRLFPRLGVESLDDLARRAGGSVVDAAMRAALADPVTHLQTLLWLWRGPAEAIPNCPPPLELLPRVLGAGETVAREILDDRDFRRESFHHIRSALVADDCRTFRKAAAAMTEGVGAAMKRRVERNDALSESTRPRLLAILRERFYKLFLETKVAPWLDETVLWTTEGSLRSQEAVLKELEEITLPANSKRIGEAAEKGDLSENSDWLYAIEEQRRLQAKVSALKGDLVRSRVLHADDVPADTVSVGSRVTLRRCSDGSETDISLLGPWESDVATRIFNYQTPLALSLMGKRIGQRAVLKLEGAEEEYEIVALSAAIDPAGRVKP
- a CDS encoding substrate-binding domain-containing protein, with amino-acid sequence MSDLTTGFRKTVTVGPGLSVQMLRGISDFARENHWLLNMAPWRKDDASRPLWTGDGIIASLQARPELSENIRASGLPLVNIADQPFDGVTTIMPDHRWAGRMAAEYFLQRGYHNLAWASSAPSRPCQEMMSAFQEVVAGADRVFHRIDIGPNVLAGMPVPLGVLACSDADAVALENVALEAGISIPEELAIIGPGNEPYWSDLAPVPLSQVDADHQQMGYQAAGALRGLMSGAAQGGFLPPVRPKCVCTRRSSDCVAIPHREAAAAITFIWKHFRDAITPGRVAREIGLTRQRLDAVLKQHTGRTLAGEIEHKRMELAMAMLRDGQDKVRIIADQCGFTNSLSLNRAFRRTLGMPPQQWRAQNFHVAAAAAEMAQTPLSI